The segment tcttttttttgttatttcttcattttctttgatttttagattttatttttcaattttttatttttttttaaattcatcaatacTAAAATGATAAgcaaaaaggtaaaaaattatgaaataaccATAATTGGCTAAATTGCATCAAAAAcacatttgttaaaaaaatttcctagtttttaaatttttgaaaatgttataaaaaaggGGGGGTCAAAATCGAGTTATGACACTCATTATTTAAATCCTTGCCTAGCtcgaattttaaattaaattatgaatgaGTTGACCTGATATGATCCAATCAACTTAACAGGTTAAAAAGCAATGAGAAAGACTAGTAAAAAACTTGTTTCATTACTAAAACGTaagattgattttaatttcattgcTTGACTAATCTCTTGCATTCAACAAAGGAGCTCAtgtttatccatccataatttTACTTGAGAATCTAGAATCTTTTGactattaacaaaaactctaaaaCTTGTGGAAGTTTCATTGTAGCTCAAGACATAGTTTACTATGAATTGCTATAATGAAATTACCATGTTACCCTTGAGTGGAAAAAGATAAAGCCTTGAGGGTAAgagtgttttggtttttttcactATTGGGCCATGAAAAGATTCCAACATgggtgtttatgttttttttttttaattttcagtatAGTAAAAATACTCTTTTACCCTAAAATCaccaaaatttagaactatcgACCAAAGAATTTCTTGACTCTTTGTAAACCTCTTAACAATAAAAGTACTTATTTGCCCCTAGGGTCAAAAAATTGTTAGGCTGTTCGATAAaggttttttggtgttttcaaacATCCATATACAATGAAAATACATCTTTAAACttggaaaagacaaaaataatattaagctttaattaattttttgggttttcaataaAACAAGGCTAATTGCTTTTCtaaaatcaaaaacatattgGAGATTCTGAATATTttcaattgaacaaaaaaattgatttttttagggtttttctagTTCGAGATTACATTTCAATAGTAACATATTTAGGAATTTTTTGTTACATCAAGTAAAACACAACTTATATATTCTAATGAATTAACAATGTTTAGCAATAACAAAATGCACTAGTAGTGATTTTGAGATctcaatttgaaataaaaaacaattgaaaagttTGATGTTGAGTTCAAGACGGTAAACATAAGAGATTCCAACAATGTAACATGAGAAGAGATAACTCATTACTGAAAGAGAAGAAATCATACTGGAAATCAATTGTAGAAATTGATGTTTGAAAAAGAGACAAATCATcacttagagagagagagagagagagagagatcatttgtcatttgatgactttatattataatataaatgagAGTAGTTTGGtcatttcatttgatttgaaaatttataatgatcTATAATGTAAACAGAataaatgtaaaacaaaaaaaattgactaaaCTACAAGATATTCaaggtaatttttttctaaaactaaaaaCACTTCTCCCATTATAATTACTATTATATTACACAATTTGTGAATCACTTTTGCCTAAAagaattttttgttcaaataaaatctatatatgACACATAAACACAAGTACATGATGTTaattttaacatgattacataaaCATTATAGTTTCTATAAATATGTTTATGTTAAAGAGTTCCTTTTTaataaatgtgaaaaaaaaacatgagatgaTTAATTTGGacaaattttactatttttaggTTATGATTtagtaatttgataaaatatagtaaaatataatttttttagctttatctaTTGACTTTTATTAAcctatttttatgtatttttaaaagttcgATAGTAAAAATAAAGTGACATTGAGATACTATATAGGTAAGGATAATTTAAgaaacttattttatattattgataGTCTTATAtgatgtataaatattttttttatagatattgtTTATAGCTCTATATGATgtataaatattcatttttttaatttctaaaaaacttaatttctttggaaacttttttatatatataatttcaaaatctttattgtattggaaaagaaaaggatatgtCAAAGTTTGCCACGATTATTActataaatatctatatttaaaaaaaatgattaatcaattttttaaaaagtatattaattttttagtctttttccTAGTTAGACATATACTAGATTTGTGGCCTTGATAAAAAAAGCTTTCAACGTAAAAAGGAATACTATGGAAAATTTTTGATACTTGAGTTATTGGTTCAAttggtaatttaaataatataattaaaaaaatataataacaattaaaaaaaataacaatgagaaaaaggtaaaagaaaCACTACCTAAGCCTACCTAAAATACTaaacaactcaatgttgaaaggttaaattaaaaacaataaaataagttaaatcgAGTTAAATCGCAAACTTTACGACTATGGATATAAGATtgaaataatctcataaaaagaaatgtagcaaaataagttcaaaagctaagttttaataaatcaaatgacaaCATGATatttctatagaaaaaaatgaaaaaaaaaaggcttgaaGTCAAGATATAAAATcatgaaagcaaattaaaaaaaggtgaaaaaactCGATCCGAACCCACTCGAGTCAAGATATAAAATCTTTGACCGAGTCATGATACTAGGATGACTGCATTTAAAAgcgaattgaataaaatcatgaaattcaattattgaacaacttaatgttgaaggacagaaataaaaaaaaattaaaaagcaaggAAAACAATATGGGTTAACCCATAAATCCTATGACCGTAGGCAGTAGattaaaataactcaataaaaaggaaatgaaaaaaattatgaagatcaatttctaataaattaaatgttgaaggataaaattaaaataaataaattttaaaaaaaaacctaaaaaaagtcAATTCATGTTAACCTTTGAAACTATTGACTCTAGTTATGAACTCGGGACTAACtccataacaataaaataaaatatgagtcaacttaggttaacccGCAAACTTTGTTATCATGGATacaagattgagataacctaataaaaaaaaaagaagaaaaaaggtagGAAGacaaatctcaaataaattaaatggtgaatgatgaaattgagataaattattaaaaaaaaaagatccaaaaatTAAAAGTCAACTCACGTTAACTTTTGAAATTAGTAACTCTGATTATAAACCTGATACTAATTTTATAGATATAATAAagcaaaactcaaaaaaaaaagttttaagaaaTAACATTAGCTTTAATAAGGAGaaaatttttgttatataatataCTTGATTTATTGGTTAACCCAATCCaaaatcttgaattattttaagttcGGACATGATCATGTCgggttttaaattgaaaaggcTAGTTTTTCGTGGAGATAGGACGGGTTGATATTTGCAACCTGAATCGAAGTAGCTAAtttatctttcctttcttcttggATTTTGTTCTGTAACTTGCGGACACCGGGCGCATCCTAATTTCTTcagctctttcttcttcctccctcTTCATCGAAATCACAATTGTAAAATATAACTGGAATTGCCAGCTCGAGAACATCACTTCACTACTAAGGTGCCCctcttttatctaattttttttatttgcgttTGTGAAACCCTAGGTTTGTAGAGTGAAATTATGAGTTCGAAGCTTTTTAGGTTATTGTTTTGTGAAACTCTAGGATCTAGTGTGCGAGGCTGGGAAAACTGAAATATTCTTACGAATTGTGATGTTTTGCTGCGGGGAAGAGGAAGGAAGCTGTGACCTTATAACCCTAAATTAAGAAGCTTTCTCTTTGCAGACCTTTTTGGTAAATGCTTTTAATTGGTAATGTTGTGGGATTCTTTTGTAATCGCGCATTGTTACCTTATGATCTGCGtgaattttgaatatatttgcTTCTAATTGATGAAATGGTGATGATGTGATGTGAACTaatgttattgttgttgctaTGGAATGTGAAATAATGAGTTCGGGAAATCAAAAGGCTATTCTGTTCAAGGTGATAAAGTTTTAAATTGACGAAATGCTTATGATACTAATTGCTTTGCCAAGCCGAGGTACTAAGGAAAATTCTTAAGTTTTTCTTCTGCTTCTTTTTGCATAGCCGAGATAATACTGCTATTGAAGcttttgcgttttttttttaatctattcgTCATTCATGAGCTAGCTAATTATAATTACTAATTAATTTactaattatttgtttgttctcaatttatatattatatgcacaaatataCAGTGGAGTTAGTAGAAACTTGGGAGTATTTATGACATTGAAATTTGAACTTAGTGGCAGTTTATGTTCATCTTTGATCTTtggtaatatatattttcatgatttttggtGATATGGGTTTTGGATAGTAAATAATTGGCTGGAAGTTATATGGAATTCCGATTTTCAATAGGAAAAGTAGTGAACTAGAAAACGTGATATCATTATGGACTATGGAAAGAAGGGTCAGCGTGATTATTGCATTTAGCATACAGTGGAGTCCCAAGGAATCATTTCAGGAGATTATTCTGTTAGTTGTGTACTTTGtgcttgaattttaaaaatttggaTGTTTGGGATATTGATCTTAAATCTTTTGTGGACGTGTCAAAATCCCTGACTTCCAAGTTTCAGCTTCTAAGGCTCATCTAGCTCTCAAATTCTAAGCTGAAAGCAACAATGGCAACTGAGTCACTGAGTTCTGCTCGAAAAGGTGAGCCAAAACTTGCTCAAGTTAAAACCCATGTATAAATACTCTTCagttatgctttttttttaactaactaattaattaaaatttgggtttgtGATTTGATGAAGTGATTGTTCAGTTAAAAGCCACTGCCGATGCGCCTATTCTCAAGCAAAACAAGTTCAAGGTGTAGTTTTCTTTCACTCATATTTACATAGatttacatatgtattttttatgtaataaattCTAGGTGGTTTTGTATTTCTGTGTCTATTCTTGTGGGTTTggaaaataaggataaaatctaGATGCCAACGTATTCATTTTCTTATGAAATGTTGGCTAGTATAAAGAACTATAAACTCATAGAGATAGAATGAATCAAGGGATGATCTTGCTGCTTTGTTATCTTGATATAAGCTGGGATTTCATTGGAgaaattttttagataaataattgTATCTAGTAGAACTGAAGTAAAAGTGCACTATGGAAGAATAGGGTTTTGTCTAggagttttgattttttgtaagGAAGCTATGTTTTGGTTCAATACATGGGCATTTTTTGCATGCGAATGTGATCATGTATGCTGTCATTGAATTCTATCCAATTAGAGATATATCTGCATAGTGAGTTTGATGATTGCTATATGATTTCTGGGTTGTGTGTGTCACTATTGAGCTTGATTTGTGTTTGTGAGACTAGCCTTGACATTAGGGGCACATTCGTGCTTAATAGAATTGATCATAGCCTCATAGGTATCTTCCTTTTCAAACTTATAACTAGAGTGCATGCAGGGGCGGAGCCAGGGGGagcaaaaaaagaaacccaTCTTGGCTCCCCCttgaacaatttaaaaactagtaaaatttaagtccccctaaaaaaaacaatttaaaatttcaggGCCAAAACTAGTAAAATTTAAGTCCCCCTAAAAGAATTTCCTATTCCGCCCCTGAGTGCATGTGTGCCTTGTAACCATTGAGCATTGGGCAGCAAATCTAAAGCTTGGAAACGAGTTGCATGACAAACTGCATGCTGAAACAAACCCTTGATTCATAGCATTCTTTTGCTCTTCTAGAGAATAATTTGACTGCTATAGCTTTGGACTCCCAGAAAGAGCTTAATCAATGGGGCAGGGCTTTTTTGGTGCTTGAACCAAAAAACATTTCATGAAATTGCATAATACTTCTTAAAATCAGAATAACTGCAAGTTGATGTGTTTCAGGATTCGCATACAACATGTGGTTTAATGCTTCCAGagattgatttttgtatttattaaaactttcttgcatttcattattaattgttatgatgatgatatttatatACTTTTGAGTACTTGGATGTGGCAGATACTTGGAACTGATAAGTTTGCTAAGGTGATTGATTTTTTGTCCCGGCAACTTCAGAGGGAGAGCATGGTAGCTTATCAATGATATTGATTTCTCTCCAATTTagcaaaagaattaataagtgGGTTTCTGGAATAGTAATGTTGTCTGTTTCTCCCTTGTTCTTTAGTTTGTATACATCAACAGTGCATTCTCACCAAATCCAGATGAATTGGTGATTGATCTGTTTAATGTAAGTTTTTGTAGcagttaatttttgttttatcaatttaatgtcATCTCTTTGGTTGTGGCTGTTATAGATAattctgatttgaaaaatacaatttggttttttatcgGTTCATATCCATTCATGTTAAATTTCCAGTTACAACATGTACTAGATGATTGCACCCCATATGCATTAGAAGAGCAttgattaggttttttttttttttgtgacaaaATTATGAAAGACCAAGTAATTGCAACACAGTTATGTGTATACTGATGATTTTAACCAAGACATCTcatctaatttattatttgtttgttcaTTGTGCTTAATTTTGGAACAACAAACATTTATTTATCAACACTACCGGTTTTAAGAATGAAGCATTTGGTTAATACGACACTCAGGCAGAAAAAAAATGGGCTACAGGCAAATGATTCATATGAAATAAGTTGTTACTTCTCCAAATATTGTGCCCAACTATCCATGTTCTGAGCTGTCATTGAGCACAAATGTTACATGCAAATGACGTAAATGTAGATTCTGTCATGTGGTATATGTCCTTGCCCTTTAGCGAAATTTGGTAGTCTGTAGTCAACTCTTGATGAACATAAGGTGTGATGTATCGTGTATTTCATTAACCTATATATACACATGACAATGTCATTTTCAAGATTGATATGTGGCAATGGAAAAAGATGGTTTagttgaggagaaaagcttCCATGAAGTTCTCGTGAATTTTGCAAGGCTTTTCTTTTTACCTCATGAGCATAACATGACTAGGACCCCCGTTGAAGGTTTGTTTGGATTGTGTCGGTTTTCTCTCACTGAGTTGCTCCTAACCTTAGTTAATTTAGGTTTGTAAGTCAATCATTTTTTATGAGATGCATATTTGCTCTGCCTGTCCTTGACTCTACCTATTGTAAGTTCAAACTAATTTCCACTTTATCAATTCAGAATTTTGGCGTTGATGGTAAACTGCTGGTCAACTATGCTTGTTCAGTGGCGTGGGGCTAACTTTCGGCGATGCCCGTGCTGATTTACGCTGTTCATACTTGAGATCTTTTGTTACATATTATGAATATTTGTGGTGTTTTCTTGGACCCAACGAGTAATAAGGAAACTTCATTGATGCAAACCTTGCAATATCGTTTGCTCCGTGTACTTACTTCTACAATACCGTTCTGTAGATCTCATGCAAGCAAGCGCCGTACATAACTAGTTGATATACTAGAAGTGTGATTGAAGAGATGGAGATTTCATTCATAGAATTCACATGCATTTgtaagatttcttttttctttttgtttatggtTAATTTCCCACTTCATCCATTTATACCCCTGCTTCAGTGATGAGTCTGAATATACAAGACCTGTACTGGTTTAAGATGCTTCTATCGAAGGCtggagatttgttttttatgatttggtcTTCAACTTTTCGATGCGAGAGTCATGTGATAATGACATGTACCTGTAGCCCACACTATGCCTTTGATACCTTTCGGAAACTTTACAGCACGAAAGATGTCCATCAGAATTTTGTTCTCATTGTACCAGTCTGTAAAATGACGAAACCATTCAGAAATTGTTACAAACTGCATTCGAGATTCTATATATTTTCACACGAGATCAAGAAATTGTGACCTGAATAAATTCCAACTTAATGTCTGTAAAGGACAATTATTACCAGAGTTTTTGGGTTCTTCTGCATATTCTCACTCCTATGGACTGTAACTTGAAGCCTGGATTCATTAAAGATTGCGGGGTTGCTGGAGATGCCCGTGCAACTACATATTGGTTAAAACCTTTTGGCTTGATATGATTTAATCGTGATGATGTCTGGCAGTATACTGTATCTTATATTTGCTAAGGATGTTTGGTGAGCGAATTAAAAGAAGATGCAGGTCTCTCTCTATACTTGCTACAATATTTTCACCGACACAGCTTTAACTCTCGGAAAGGATGCAGTGGGTTACACAAATTGGTATTTAGAATTGAATTTCAACATTCAATTTTAAGATGCAAAGGAAAGCAGTTGCCCTCCTTTTTGTAGCCAATCGATTCTTTGACCTGATTGCATGTTAAATAGCTCATGTTTGTAACCTGTCAGGCAGGACCACTCTGGTCCACGAGCCAAACTCCCTGAGCTCATAACCGGTTCTTGTTTATCGAGTTGACGCCCTGTGGTTCATCATCCATCACTTGGACGGTATCTGGAAAGGTTTTAGAGACAAGTTTTATCGAGAAAAAGTGCCTGAAGGGAATCCTCAGAAACTGGTTTAGGTCAGTTGAAAGCTTGATCAAGCCGGCGGCTGTAATGTTTTCCTGTGATTCTTCTCTTTCAACTTCTCCAAAAGTAGACCTTGCCTGTTTGTCCTGGTATGGCATATGCTGGACTCACCAACTAGTTTGAAACTGAGACTGATGAAATGATTTGACAGGATTGGCttaaaaagtgatttttctttcacgtgctgatatatattttagtagTATGAAAAATTTGGTGACCTTTTTCTCTAAAGGGAAGCGATGCTGCCACGTTGTACACTGATGGATCGCCATCGCAAATAGCCATCCTCTATATGATGAACAGGTTTTTGAGTTTCCTAGTCAATATTCGCAGAAATGCTTGGTGCAAAAGCAGTTCACAGTCGTGGATTTGCCCTATAAATCGGTCTAATCAAGCTCGAATGAGACAAGAGTCTGAAATCTGATTCTATTTGCTTGCTGCTAGTCGCTAGCTTAATTACGCATACATCCTGCAAAGCATGGTGGATCTCAGCTTTGCTGCCCTTGCTGTGAGTTTGATTatcaaaaaggagaaaaaaaggggTTTGCCAcccttgaaaataataaaaataaaaaaatagagtggCCCTAGAGCTAGCAAAAAGGACTCTTATTGTGAGTTTTGCGAGTCACAGGGACCTTTTGTCGGTCGGAGTAGCATGATTGTGTCCCGTTCATAATTCTGCAGACAGGTCCTTTCCCACTTtagcataattatttttttgtctgttAGACCACCACCCTTCCACAGTCCAATGACAGAGAATCTCTATTATTTcctgtttatttttgaattttaaaattttttttaactttaaattaatatttttaaattattttaatatgctgatgttaaaaataatttttaaaaaataaaaaaatattattttgatacatttccgagtaaaaaacacattaaaaattaatcgcAATCACacttctaatatttttagattttttttttattattatttttcacattgatAAGGAATTgctctccttttattttcacaattataataaagataatattaaatcattttttattaattaatattaattattgtccatattaatttaatatttatcagtattaaaactttattttacataattataaaatcatcaaatttaactagtattaaataaaaaaatatatcatagaGGGActccataataaaaaaataatccgcAAGtacaacttaataataataaaatatattttaattaaaataagga is part of the Populus nigra chromosome 8, ddPopNigr1.1, whole genome shotgun sequence genome and harbors:
- the LOC133701751 gene encoding ubiquitin-like protein ATG12 isoform X1 gives rise to the protein MATESLSSARKVIVQLKATADAPILKQNKFKILGTDKFAKVIDFLSRQLQRESMFVYINSAFSPNPDELVIDLFNNFGVDGKLLVNYACSVAWG
- the LOC133701751 gene encoding ubiquitin-like protein ATG12 isoform X2, which produces MATESLSSARKVIVQLKATADAPILKQNKFKNFGVDGKLLVNYACSVAWG